A genome region from Bacteroidota bacterium includes the following:
- a CDS encoding UbiX family flavin prenyltransferase — protein MISNSKQKIVVAITGASGSVYAKVLLDKLVKLNSQVEHVGVVMSDNAKQIWQQEIGDASFEKYPFTFYGKMDFNAPFASGSSSFRSMIVCPCSMGTLARIASGVSNDLVTRAADVMLKERRKLILITRDTPLSLIHISNMKTVTEAGGIICPASPSFYSGPKNFEELAATVIDRVIDLCGMEQKTFRWKE, from the coding sequence ATGATTTCTAATTCGAAACAAAAAATTGTTGTTGCGATCACTGGCGCCAGCGGGAGCGTGTATGCGAAAGTGTTGCTCGATAAATTAGTGAAACTGAATTCGCAGGTAGAACATGTGGGTGTGGTGATGAGTGATAATGCAAAACAGATCTGGCAACAGGAAATTGGCGATGCATCTTTCGAAAAATATCCGTTTACGTTTTATGGCAAAATGGATTTCAATGCGCCGTTCGCGTCGGGCTCATCGAGTTTCCGGAGCATGATCGTTTGTCCGTGTTCGATGGGAACGCTTGCACGCATTGCATCCGGAGTTTCGAATGATCTTGTAACGCGCGCGGCTGACGTGATGCTGAAAGAAAGAAGAAAATTAATTCTCATTACACGCGACACACCACTCTCACTCATTCACATCAGCAATATGAAAACGGTGACAGAAGCCGGTGGAATTATTTGTCCGGCGTCGCCATCTTTTTACAGCGGCCCTAAAAATTTTGAAGAACTTGCTGCTACGGTCATTGATCGTGTGATCGATCTTTGCGGAATGGAACAGAAAACTTTTCGCTGGAAAGAGTGA
- a CDS encoding Omp28-related outer membrane protein, with protein MKKYIFFATVLISTFLWRCDYIKVPPYAGGSGIAPTTDTVRKVLVEDFTGHTCTNCPDAANMIDTLEQLYPDQIIPVAVHTTAFADPCPPAPLPGGAPLGSYTQDFRVTGEDAAYDAIYGSNSWPPPQGMINHYGYPLTVPTGVGAWSSTVAGILAQPMTAYLKITPTYNSTSRSLSVSVSGKIMTDTTGTFLISLYLVEDSIVGWQLVHGVNDSDYVFNHVFRGCINTPGSISGDTVLTGNIPNGTAINYTMTNSFTVSNAFNAAHCKVVAYIYKSSDYGVLQAAQAKLQ; from the coding sequence ATGAAAAAATATATTTTCTTCGCAACCGTTCTCATCAGCACATTTTTGTGGCGATGCGATTATATAAAAGTTCCACCGTACGCGGGCGGAAGCGGAATTGCACCAACTACAGATACAGTCCGAAAAGTTCTTGTTGAAGATTTTACCGGGCACACCTGCACGAATTGTCCCGATGCTGCGAATATGATCGATACGCTCGAACAATTATACCCCGATCAAATTATTCCTGTTGCTGTTCATACCACCGCATTCGCAGATCCTTGTCCGCCTGCTCCGCTGCCCGGTGGCGCTCCGCTTGGTTCTTACACGCAAGATTTTCGTGTTACAGGAGAAGATGCAGCATACGATGCAATATACGGCAGCAATTCCTGGCCTCCCCCGCAGGGAATGATCAATCATTATGGATATCCTCTTACTGTTCCAACGGGAGTTGGCGCATGGTCATCCACTGTAGCAGGAATTCTTGCACAACCCATGACCGCTTATTTAAAGATCACACCGACTTACAATTCCACTTCACGTTCGCTTTCTGTTTCTGTAAGCGGAAAAATAATGACGGATACCACCGGAACATTTCTGATCTCGCTTTATCTCGTTGAAGACAGCATTGTGGGCTGGCAACTCGTGCATGGTGTGAACGATTCCGATTATGTTTTCAATCACGTTTTTCGCGGATGCATCAATACACCCGGATCCATTTCCGGAGATACTGTTCTCACCGGGAATATTCCGAATGGAACTGCGATCAATTACACGATGACGAATTCATTTACAGTGAGCAATGCATTCAATGCAGCCCACTGCAAAGTGGTCGCTTACATTTACAAATCTTCGGATTACGGTGTGCTGCAGGCGGCGCAGGCGAAATTGCAGTGA
- a CDS encoding TlpA family protein disulfide reductase, giving the protein MIFMASAFRFDDALPKVPAVNVKSLDGKVISTADFKNDGKPIIIDFWATWCAPCKKELNEIAEVYPDWQKESGVKLIAISIDDERNSMKVKPYVESKDWDYEVYLDENQDFKRAMNVNNVPHVFVVNANNEIVWQTNVYTENGGVEKLHDVVNKVAKGEKPE; this is encoded by the coding sequence ATGATCTTCATGGCAAGTGCGTTCCGTTTTGATGATGCGTTGCCGAAAGTTCCTGCGGTGAATGTAAAATCGCTCGACGGGAAAGTGATCAGTACAGCCGATTTCAAGAATGACGGGAAACCCATCATCATTGATTTCTGGGCCACCTGGTGCGCTCCCTGCAAAAAAGAACTCAATGAGATCGCCGAAGTTTATCCCGACTGGCAGAAAGAATCAGGCGTGAAACTCATTGCTATTTCTATTGACGATGAACGGAATTCAATGAAAGTAAAACCCTACGTGGAAAGCAAAGACTGGGATTACGAAGTTTATCTCGACGAGAACCAGGATTTCAAACGTGCGATGAATGTGAATAATGTTCCGCATGTATTCGTGGTGAATGCCAATAATGAGATCGTGTGGCAAACGAATGTTTACACCGAGAATGGCGGAGTGGAAAAATTACACGATGTGGTGAACAAAGTTGCCAAAGGCGAAAAGCCGGAATAA
- a CDS encoding Omp28-related outer membrane protein, with the protein MKKKLLLFIAGAGFAIGANAQTQRTVLAEEFTQASCPPCASQNPAFNALLQANGSTVVAVKYQTNWPGVDPMNVQTQTDVGPRVTYYNCTGVPYAPMDGSVANVSSPNYAGAPANWTQPIINTEQAIMSPFSLSVSHTMSAGFDSAFVTVVVTAAQNFTSSGALKLQLAMTEKTVTFATPPGSNGETVFYNVMRKMYPSASGTTLASSWTNAQTQTFNFAIALPNYIYDKGQVNFVAFIQDDGNKAVEQAAGDQPIAITNDASVTAVTGVTGLSCTGNFTPVVTLKNMGAVTLTSCNIMAQVDASAPVSFAWSGSLAVGATTNVTLPAITAGAGSHTFTTWDASPNGTPDVNTNFDTQVSNFTVSTAAGVVLPLANNFSSAAFPYANWTLNNPDAGTTWAHVTTNGGSAEYDCYSYGTVGAIDEFIVEPVDLTSMTNASLQFNVAHRQYSASYTDALSVLVSTDCGATWTQLWSKSGATLSTVAGYTTSPFVPTSAQWRAECINLSSYSGNNKVFIMFRGTNGYGNNIYVDDINVSNVVCPTGVEEHTALNGIDIIPNPFDQQANVSIDLANSSDVTVEVYTMTGELVSKQDAGTLSSGKQVIAINGAELASGMYFVTVRAGETTVTRKVSVSH; encoded by the coding sequence ATGAAAAAGAAACTTTTACTATTCATTGCCGGAGCCGGCTTTGCGATCGGTGCAAATGCACAAACGCAACGTACCGTTCTCGCAGAAGAATTCACGCAGGCATCGTGCCCTCCGTGCGCCTCTCAGAATCCTGCATTCAATGCACTGCTTCAGGCAAACGGAAGCACAGTGGTTGCAGTAAAATACCAGACCAACTGGCCTGGTGTTGATCCAATGAATGTGCAGACACAAACTGACGTTGGTCCGCGTGTTACTTATTACAACTGCACGGGCGTTCCTTACGCACCGATGGACGGAAGTGTTGCAAACGTGAGTTCACCAAACTACGCTGGTGCGCCTGCGAACTGGACACAACCTATTATCAATACCGAGCAGGCGATCATGTCGCCATTCTCGCTTTCTGTTTCCCACACTATGTCTGCAGGATTTGATTCTGCATTCGTGACTGTTGTTGTAACAGCGGCGCAGAATTTCACTTCTTCCGGTGCGTTGAAACTTCAACTGGCAATGACTGAGAAGACCGTCACCTTCGCAACTCCTCCGGGATCGAATGGCGAGACTGTTTTCTATAATGTAATGCGTAAAATGTATCCATCGGCAAGCGGAACTACACTTGCTTCTTCATGGACCAACGCGCAAACACAGACTTTCAACTTTGCAATTGCGCTTCCTAATTACATCTATGATAAAGGGCAGGTTAATTTCGTTGCCTTTATTCAGGATGACGGAAACAAAGCAGTTGAGCAGGCTGCCGGCGATCAGCCGATCGCAATTACAAACGATGCTTCTGTAACCGCCGTTACCGGTGTTACAGGACTTTCATGCACAGGTAACTTCACACCAGTTGTTACTCTTAAAAACATGGGAGCTGTTACATTGACCTCCTGCAATATCATGGCGCAAGTTGATGCTTCGGCTCCGGTTTCTTTTGCATGGAGCGGAAGTCTTGCTGTTGGTGCAACTACTAACGTTACACTTCCTGCGATCACTGCAGGCGCAGGTTCTCATACTTTCACAACATGGGATGCAAGTCCGAATGGAACTCCTGACGTTAATACCAATTTCGATACTCAGGTTTCTAATTTTACTGTTAGCACTGCAGCAGGAGTTGTTCTGCCATTGGCGAATAATTTCTCATCTGCCGCTTTCCCTTATGCAAACTGGACGCTGAACAATCCGGATGCAGGCACCACATGGGCGCACGTAACTACAAACGGCGGCTCTGCAGAATATGATTGCTATAGCTACGGAACAGTTGGCGCTATTGACGAATTCATTGTGGAGCCGGTTGATCTGACCAGCATGACCAATGCTTCTCTGCAGTTCAACGTTGCTCACCGGCAATACAGCGCAAGTTATACCGATGCACTTTCTGTACTCGTATCTACAGACTGCGGCGCTACATGGACTCAGTTATGGTCTAAATCAGGAGCGACGCTTTCTACTGTTGCGGGCTACACTACCTCTCCATTCGTGCCAACTTCTGCACAATGGAGAGCCGAGTGCATCAATCTCTCTTCTTATTCCGGAAACAATAAAGTATTCATCATGTTCCGCGGAACAAACGGATATGGCAACAATATTTATGTTGACGATATCAATGTTAGCAACGTTGTTTGCCCAACAGGAGTAGAAGAGCACACTGCATTGAATGGAATCGACATCATCCCGAATCCTTTCGATCAGCAGGCAAACGTGAGCATCGATCTTGCCAACTCTTCTGATGTAACTGTAGAAGTTTACACGATGACAGGAGAACTTGTAAGCAAACAGGATGCTGGAACGCTTTCTTCCGGTAAGCAGGTTATCGCGATCAACGGCGCTGAACTTGCAAGCGGAATGTATTTCGTTACAGTTCGTGCCGGAGAAACAACTGTTACCCGTAAAGTTTCAGTTAGTCACTAA
- a CDS encoding T9SS type A sorting domain-containing protein, translating into MKKFLLSVTLLSIYQGLAAQSSFTITDASGNDVTGSTVTLWVSDSVTDTRTWTMHINNPNSVNMKVRKTNLQLNDPGATTWFCTDINCYSSATSLSLAFSEPSGGTSVLTTDFNANYQPGVTRVRYAMLNLSNANDTSYFEIDYNMAIGGGLGIHTNNSFKPVVSNPSPNPASSSFMMNYKMGNQNSADAKFAIYNMLGEKMMESEIADAEGTIRMDVSSLDPGVYFCILESQGKALATRRLVVAH; encoded by the coding sequence ATGAAAAAGTTTTTACTCTCCGTTACGTTGCTCAGCATTTACCAGGGACTTGCTGCCCAGTCTTCTTTCACTATAACCGATGCAAGCGGGAACGATGTTACCGGAAGCACTGTTACCTTATGGGTATCGGATAGTGTTACCGATACGCGCACATGGACCATGCACATCAATAATCCGAATTCCGTGAATATGAAGGTTCGCAAAACGAACCTGCAACTGAATGATCCGGGTGCTACTACCTGGTTCTGCACCGACATCAATTGTTATTCTTCCGCCACTTCTCTTTCGCTTGCATTTTCTGAGCCGTCTGGCGGAACAAGTGTTCTTACTACAGATTTTAATGCGAACTATCAGCCGGGAGTTACTCGTGTTCGCTATGCCATGCTCAATCTTTCGAATGCAAATGATACTTCCTATTTCGAGATTGATTATAACATGGCGATCGGCGGCGGACTTGGAATTCACACGAATAATAGTTTTAAGCCGGTAGTTTCAAATCCTTCTCCGAATCCTGCGTCTTCCTCTTTCATGATGAATTACAAAATGGGAAATCAGAATTCTGCCGATGCGAAATTTGCTATCTATAATATGCTTGGAGAAAAAATGATGGAGAGTGAGATCGCTGATGCCGAGGGAACCATTCGCATGGATGTTTCTTCTCTTGATCCGGGTGTTTATTTCTGTATTCTCGAATCGCAGGGCAAAGCGCTTGCTACCCGCCGGCTCGTAGTTGCGCACTAA